The window GGCGTTGGTTAGTTGTTTGGCGAAGGGGTCAAATGAAAATAGCCCTCCTGACCGATTGCGGAGCACGATCGCGGGACTCTCAAAACCACTCCATGGCGCAAACAGAGGGATGAGATCCTTCAAATTTGAGGTTTTAATCCTTCTGGATCTTTCTCGACCACGGGCATTTGGAATACTCAAATCGCGAAAGATTTCATAGCTTGCAAGACTTTCAACCATTCCCTCGGCACCACCAAATTCACGGAGCGTGAGGAGTGTTCGTCCGACAAGTTCATTTAGCCTACCTAAGTTACGGGACCTTAAAACAATATTAAGGCTCACATAAAAGACCTTCTCTCCACTGGCAATCATCTGGCAGAGTAGATCTTCAAGATCTCCAAGTTTGGCCCCACTTTCAATATCCGACACTCCCTTCTTCCCATGGACCAAAGCGTAGGCCATGCGCCGTTGAGTCTGAAGATTCTGGATTTCTTTGGCTTGATCTGGCATGTGAACTGATAGAAAAAGCCTTGAATCAAAAGGAAGATTTTGTAAAGTTTGCGCCATAGAAGCGAAGGTCTGATCCGGAAGCGTCTTTAATGAAATGACACTGTGATGCATTTCTCCAGCCGTGAATCCAGATACAGACTTATTGACGTCTGAGAATAGAATTGAATCTCTGATATCTTCGGGATCGTATTGCCCCAGCCCTAAGGGGCGAGTTGGATTCCATTGTTCATACATAACTCGCACCAAAGCATCAGGATTAATCACACTGGTCTCAATCCCCAAAGTTGCAAGTCCCGCAACAAATGATTGTCTGACCTTCTCGGCTCGATCAATTTCTGAACGCAAGCGATTTTCAGAGAGACCTTGGAAATCATGTTTTCCAAAGCGGAAAAGCCTTGGTCTATCCGTTAAATCAGAATTAAATGGAAGGCGAACAAAGACCTTAAGCACGGGACCAACCAATTCACCTCTGCTACTTAACCTTGAGAATTTCTCTATTCTCGTCTTCATTAGTTCTTGAATAATGGGATTTTGATTCTGTTGGCCGCTCATACTTTTGAACACTGAGAGATCTGACCCTGCGATATCTTGGATAAATTGAAAATCTATCCCAGAAGGGAGTCCGTTTATAAAATCCTTGATGCGAACAGAAAGAACATTGATTGCCTCATCTTCAGAACATGAAATATCAAGAGTTGAGAGTTCGAGTCCAAACCCAATTGAATTGTCCTTAAAGACAGTAAGTCCGTCCTCAAATCCCCAAACCTGTAGATCTTCACAAAGTGCTTTGGCCTTCATAGCTTCCTCCTCACGATTTTTCTTCCTTTTAGTGCCGAATCTGTGCGACAAAGCGGAAAAGCGCCCAAAGATTTTGGAGTCAAATGGAAGATGGCTAGATGCTTCAAGTAGTTGTCGGGCTTTCCCACTTTCACAATTCTTAAAATCATGGTGAGAAGAACTGTCGGTACCCAAACAAGAAAGAAGCGATAGTCAAATTGACTAAAAATAAAATTAAGACAGGCCATAGTAAAAAAGATCACAAAGAGATCAAACATCTCGAATCCAAAGATCTTTGATCTCCGATCCAAGCACTGGCTCATTGGTGATGACTCAAGCATTTTTTCCTCCCAAAGAAGTGGATTACTATCATAAGAGCCAAAATCGTATACAGAAGATGATTGAGTTCCCTGCAAAGCGAGGGAACTCTTGTGGTCAATTTAGTGAACAAGACTGCGAATCAAATCGACTATGCTCTGAGCACCAAAGCCCACCATCGCTCCAATAATGGCCAGTACTAAGTGCGAGCGAGCACTCGGCGAACCTGTTACATAGGAAAGACCGGCAAATACCAGACCCAATACCGCCGCAAGCGGCAGTATTGTTCCTGTCAAATGAGACTGGACGGCTTGCATAGTCGATTCTACGCTGGCAAGTGCCAGCGATGGCACAACGTCAAAAGCAAAGGCAAAGGCAAACAAACAAACACAAGTATTTCTCAAATTCATTTTAACCTCTAAAATATTGAGTGAACCCACCTATCGATTGGACGTCACGGTCACCCTCTAGGAAGCCACATCTGCAGATTTTGCCTCTCTTGGAAATAAACTCATGAACATTTGAGAGGCCAGATCCGGAAACGAAAGAACCAAATGAGTTTTGACGTCAGCAATGAGTCGACCATTGCCCACTGGGTTCTGAAAGTGTCTTCTTGATTCAATCTCGAAGGTCTTTGCAAAAATGGTATAGCCGGATGAAGTGTTTCGATTCTTGGAGAGAAAATAGGTGTTACGCGGAAAAATAAATAGCTTAATGATGTAAAAATTGACGCCTTCATTTAGATAAGCGTATCCCGCAGTTTTTAGGTCTAAAAGCTGACCATCTACTTCTCTTCCACGAAAATCTCGTAGCGTGTTCCGGTGTTCCTCATAAATTAGATCTCCTTAAATTAAATGAAATTTCTATTCCATTGAACGTGGCTTGATTGCGATAAAAAAATGAGACATCCATTAGAACGCAAATGAGCTAGGGTATCTCTCTCAGTCCCGGCCCTCTGCCGATAAGACGAAACTTATCTTCAAAACACTCCATCGAATGATCGACAGGCAAGAAAGTGTCCTGATAATCATGAAAGTACAGACAGTTCACGCAATGGGCGTAACTGCTCAAATATTCAAATAAGAGATGGCCGCAGCGCGGACACTCGCAAAGATGGTGGTAAGATTCAGAACGAGCTTGATAGGGTGGACGGTAGAAATTCATAACTTCCTCCTTCACCCATTTAAATTGCAAGATCGGAAGCCTATTTGACGGCGGGAATGTGAAATCCAGAAGCTCTTGAATGAAATGACTATTTTTGGTTTTGGTCCCGATATTTGGATTTTTGAAATAGCCAAAGTCTACTTTTCAGCAAATTTCGTAAAGATTAGGAATCCAGAAAAATGGATTTTTCCAGATGGGATGGGCTCACTGCCTCTTTTCACAACCATAGAAGCGCCCTTGAAGGCACATGATTCGGTAACGGCGGCTGATTTTCTCAAAGATATCTTCATGAGCGCTGCCGATTTCGGGATTTCGTTTCCATTGATCTGTTCCGGCAGGACTTCGCGAAGGGTCACTGTATTTTTTCCCTCCCGGCAGATATTGTTTCAGATCGAATTTATCAAAGGGATTGTCACTTCGCTTTCCGTTTTCAAGAACACCACTGATGCTGGCATATCCCTCACGCGATTCAGCCCCAAGAGGACTTGAAGTATATCCTCCTCCGCCGCTCACACCCTTTAAAACATCAGTGTCGTAGCCAGGGCCTCCGTAGCCACCGCCACCTCCAGAGTAGGGCATAGCACTTCCTCCGCCGCCACTGCCGCCTGTAAAGCCTCCACCATTATTGGGAATAGCATTGGCCCTGGCCTCTTCTCCCAATCCCTCACCAAAGATAGGAGCTTGCACTTGTGCATTGGTGTCTGGAACACTGAGGTCACTTCCATCCACTGCTCTGGTTCCAAATCCTGTATTTTGAAATGAACTTCCACTTCCTGATCCGCTTCCAGTCGAGGCACTGCCTCCGCCCAAGCCTGAACAAAGAGGATCGGATTTCGCATTGGGTCCTCTGCAATTAACGCAAATTGGATTTGAAGCGTTGACGGGATCGTTGCAGTCTCCGTTAAAAACCGGCTGCTGATCAATGTTGGGAAATCCTGTCGCTTGAGTTGTGGCGGCTTGTTGGCAAAGATCGGCAAATCCACTCGCTGCAGCTGATTGAGCCGCTTGTCCTCCCATGGCCGCCACGTTGGAGTTATAACCGGTACATCGAGTGCCTCTTCCATCCGCGTTGGCTTGAGCTGCTCTGTAATCACTGACCAAGCTCTCAGGGCATCTGGCACCTTTTCCACCGTTTGCTCTGAAGACCGTGTCCAATTGACTGCATTCGGTTAAAACTCTGCGGTACTTATTCGACACTTCTTGGCACTTATCTTCGCAAGTGCCCTTATCAGAAAAGCACTTTGTTCCCAAAGCCGTATTAGCTCCAGCCCCTCCAAGGGCCACAAGTTTCATAAACTCACAGCTCTTGGCAATTCCAGCAGAATCACCTCCAGAAGCCCCACCCATTGAGATCATACCAGCGGCTCCAACTAAGAGTGTTCCCATGGCCGTTATCGAACTCGCACTCGGCCCATCAAGACCCGACACGCATTTCACAGGGTCGTTGCAACAGGTATAGGCCCTTTTGTGAGCTTCTTCGCAGTAAGCTCGATCACTCTCAACTTCCGGAGCTTGAGGAAATCCCTGAATGGTATCATTCGTTCCAACAGTGGAGTCTGATTCCGCTTGATCTGCATCTTCATTCGCTGCTGTGCTCTTCGGTCGTCCATCGGATCCGCACTGAGAAAGTCCCTCTTGCCGTTGAGATTCCTTCATCCAACAAGAAGGCTCCCCATTGTCATCGCACATCGCTTTGCCTTTAACTTGGCCTGAGTCAGATGACCAGCAAGAGGCGGTTCCAGTTGAAGACCCATCACTCTCTTTTGAAGCTCCGCTCTTTTCGTCATCCTTTGAATCTGAATCATCTTTCTCTCCGGAAGATTTGCCGGAGCCATTTTTCGTCGTTGTCTTTTTCTCTGAGGGTTTCGTGGTTGGATTCGATCCCGAACTTTTTGGAGGTTGTGAAGTCCTGCTTCGAGGGGTTTGAGGGGTTTGGGTTGAGCCGCAGTTGGGGTCTAAGTCTGAGCATCCGTACCCTCCGACATCACGAGAGCTTTTCGGCTTTGGAATCGCATTCCAATTAATTGGATCTGGAAAAGTATCAAAACCCTGCATACGACCGATTCTTTTCGAAATAGGCAAGGTTCGCAGGAGTCAATCGAAAGGCTGGCAAAAAGCTCCGGTCAGGATTCAGTGTTCCGCAGTGCCCATACATCTGAGTGATGCCAGCAGGGCAACTCAAGGCTCGAGACACATTGGGAATCAAACCAAAAAACAAAGACAAGAGCGCAAATGACAAAACTGAACTTGTCACCACCACTCAATCCAGAAGCCTTTGATTTATTCAAAAAAATCTCCGTTGCTCAGGAATTTTAGGCAGAATGATGGTGCTTGATGAAGATTTGACTGCTCTTAGAGATGATTTTACAGGTAAACTGATCCTGTATCAAAAATTATAAGAAAGACTTCAATTTATGTCTAACTGGTTGATATTTTCGAACTATCTCGTCTCAACTTGAGACTCCAACCAATACTGTGATTTGAATCAAATTATCTTTAAATGGATCCAGCTGCTTGACCATTTTCTTTGGTCTCGTCTCGACCGAACTTCTTTCGAAAATTGATGAATTCCTCGTAAAAGGAATTTCCGTCGATGGCGAAGTTCCGGCGATTTTCAATATGAAAATCACCCTCGGTCTCTGTTTCAGTGGGAAGAATCTGGTCTGCCACGTTGACCGCCGTAAATGTCAGAACTCCACGTTCATCACGTACCGCAAGTGCCGAACCGGAAGATCTATCGAGAGTATCTCCATCATGGATTAAAATATTTTTAAACGCTGGCCCAGCGTCCGAGTTTGGGTCCTTGTAAATTCTAAAAGACTCACAATTTTTGAAAAAAGGAGACTCCTTGATCTTACCATTCTCAGATTCCCTCATTCCCACCATCTCAATTTTTTTCGAAAAGCGCGTATCATCGAGAGGTTTAAAGGCAAGAGGTTTGGGCCAGTACTTTCGACCAACTGATACTCTCTTTCCAATTTTTCCGTTAGGGTCCCTTTTCCCCAACCGAAATACCGACGGGTTCTTTCAGTTTGACAAAGGCATAATCCTTATGATCAAGATCTCTGGGATTCAGACTTCCGTAGTGAATCGACTCAATTTCATAGCTTCTTACTTCATAAGCCACCTCTGGATCTTTCCTTAATTCCCTGGGGATCCAGACTTTTGTTGAAAACTTGAAGCCTTTGCCATCACTGTATTTATCGATTTCACCGTCAATATGGTTCAGAAATACATGAGCAGCCGTGATTAAAATATCTCCGTCCATAACTAAGTGTCCAGTGCCTCCGCAAATTCCTCCGAGCTTTGCTCTACACTTGCGGCTAAAGTCAAAAATTCACCAACCCCAAATAGCGCCTTGTCTTCCTCACTTGCATTTTCATCAAAGAAGAAAGGACAGCGGCTGTCATTTCCCATAATCGCCGTGGGAATAAATCTTCCCAGCTGCTGGAGATCGTTGGCGTTGGCCGGTGAATTCTCACAGCCCTTCACAAAATCAGTCCTTTTGTGGTTCGAAAAAAGGCTCAGGCTTTCCTGTCTTTGAATTGACTATCCAATCCCCGGGAGGCAAACCAGATTGTGCATAGGCCTTTGAAAATCCAAGCCCCAAACAAAAGGATTCCAAGCAAATCAATAGAGCCAAATAGTAAATGGGATCGACGCTCATTGTAGTTTTTATTTTGCAATTCATCACTAATGTCACCTTAAAGCACTTAAAGCTCGTTCATATCAGGTACTGACATTATATGCTAATGCTGTGCCAATTCGAATTAAAGGCAATCTGGGGCTTAGAAGCCCCATCTGTAGGACTATTCCTTGGTTTAAGTGCTCTTTCAAAGAAGGCATCCCATTTGACTAATTCCTGATCACAATGAGTCTCAGGTGACATCCCCATCATCTCCCTCTCGAAATGCCACTTTTTAGAAAAGAATGTGAAATTAATACCAATATTAGTCGAAGGACCGTAATTCAATCACCGATAAAAATGAAATAATGAGTCGAAACCGATACTTCAATTGCAATCCAGATTAAGGATATTGGCACCGGACTTGCTCTCTCTTGTGGGGTTGCATTTCCAAATGAGCCGAGAGGCGCTAGCGGGAGACTCTGATGAAACTGATGCTGAAAATTCCAATTATTCTACTCGTGGTGGTATCAGCTGGAGCATGCAACAAAAGAGGATCAGACGCCAAGAATGCAGACCCTGTAGGTCTAACCAAGACAGATGACGAAAGAAATCTGTGTCTATTGAAGTCCACTGGAAACTCAGTGATGGCAGAAATTGACACTATTCTCATAAAACGAGCAAAATTGGGTTCCACTCTAGAGCCCTATAGGACGATATTTGATAAATTTAAAACTTGTAAGGATTCTGATGAAAATTGCCTAATTTTTTGGTCCAGCTCGCTCATTGGTCAACTGTTCCTGATGGACCTTGATAGTCCGTACCTATTGGCGAAGAACGCCGAACTCATAAATCGATTTGACTCCTGTCAGAAAGCGGACAACTTGTGTCTGCTGAATGTCACAGAAGAAATGATGTTTGCCGAGACACGCATGTCAATCACGGAGGATGGAAAAAGGGATCTTGGTTTGCTTGGTTTTACATTCGATGACCACCAGTCATGCATTGACACTGATAAAAGTTGCTTGATCGATCGCAGAGCATTCCTTACTGCAGCAAACCTTCATTTTACAATCCAATTGACGTATATGACAATGGATCTGTACCACATTGAAAACTTCAAGAACTGTTATAAGAAAGCAAGGTAGCAAACCGCCACGTCCAGCAAAGTGCCTTATAAAAGAAACAAAATTGACCTCGATCAATTCTCAAAAATCGAAAGAGACGCCCTGACTTGACCTAAGTCCCGCGCTAAGTTGTACTAAAAAATTTTTAAATCTACTATCTGTAAATGCGTTTTGTTTTAATTTTATTTTTTCTTGTCTCAACAATTTCATGTTCCCCCAAGCCGGTTGATCAAAGCAAGACAGATTTAGCCTCTGGGTCTGCTACTTGCATCAGAAAGGAAAAGGTCGATCAACTACATCTCATCTTCGACAACCATACTTCCTATCCATCCTATGTAACTGCTGCGATAGGGAAATCGGTCATCGAATGTCTAGGAGTAACTGCCTACATGGTAGAATTAAAAAGACACTATGACTCTATCATGAAAAAAGCCGCCTCGCTTAAAAAACATCGGGCAGTCGCTAGTACAGATGCAAATAAAATAGGTTACCAAAAGAGAAGCGAGCTTCGCTCGCAATACGGTAACTGGCGAGCGATCAACCAATCCATAAATGTAGTCGGCAATGTAACCGAAGGAGTAGGTGATGTTCTCGCATTAGGATCGATTGCGAATCCGGGATTTGCGGCACCTGCTACGGGATTCTCTCTGGCTGGAAAATATATCAAGGTTCTAAATGTCGGAACTGAAATTAAGGCGGCAAGTTATTATGACAAGCTACTTGACTCTTCTAGTTATGACCGAAAAAAGCTAAGTGATGCACTAAGTTCCTCTGCCGATATGGACAAAAGGCTTGATGCTTTTCGCCGTGAATTTAAAGCACAATCGGCTGGATTTGTAGATTTAGATAAAGACCTGATGGATCCACACAAATTTCGTGGTCTCGAAGCAGCTTTGGACCAATCCTTGAAATTTTCGGGGGACCTGCAACTGCAACTTAATCAGGGCTCCAAAAGTATTGACGAGCTAAAACTGGAACTTGATGGTCTTGACCAGACACTAACGACTCACAAAGAGAACGTGATAACGGAAGTTCAGAAAATGGCTGATCTTCAAAGGCAAATTCTCGATCAGCAAAAAGTAATGGATGACAGATCGATCTACTTGACTAACCTGGCCATGAAAAACATGACCACTCAGGAGAAAATTGATGCCATAGAAAAATTCGGTTTCGGCAATTTCAAATCCGATCAAGAAAAAGAAAAGAAAGACACTTTAGATTATCTACATAAAAAAAGAGATTTTGAAGACCTGCAGGAAAAAATAACAAACTTCGACCGAAACTTCAAAAATTCCATGGCTATTCTTTCTAATCTTGGAATATCATCTCCAATATTGTCCGACTTAGCCAAGGTTCAAAATGTGGCAATGACCCTTTTTCAATCCTACCTTCAATTTCAAGTTGGTGACCCAACCGCTATAATCGGTGGGCTCGCAGCCCTTACCAGCCTCTTTCGAAAGGACCAGAAGGACCAGTTTCAAGAACAAGTCATGAAGCAACTAAAGGAAATCACAAGACTGATACAAGTAACCATAGAACTCCAATACAAGACGATGGGGATGATCGCGGTAATATCTGATCAGTTGCTATTCCAAGGAATTGAGCAAGGTATCAAACTAGATGCCATAATAGAACTAAACCGAATGTCAAACGTTTCAAACTATGTGGAAAAAAGATCCTTTTTGGGTGTCTGCGAGTCCTTTCTGGAAAACATTAAGGTTGCAATTTTGAAAGATGGACGGACGGATAGGGAGCTATCTGACGAAGGACTATTGACTCCCATAAATAAAAATATCGAACCTGGTCACAATACAGGATTTCCAGGTGGCGGCCAGGTTGACTACCTAACATGGATGGCCGAACAGATGCCAGATATACCCTACGTAACGTCCTCTAAGATCGAATCCCTTCTTGAACCTGGGTCTCAAATGAGAACACTTCGAATCATGCAGTATAGAAATGAACCGTGTAGCCAATCAGTTGTCCAGCCATGTTAAGTCCCCCGATCGCTTTCCAATCGATCCCACCTTCACGCAAAGTGGTGAGAATATCTCAATAGTTTCAAAGGAAAAATTTAAAGACTCCTTGGATTTAGATTCAATTCGTCAAGAGAACCTTGCCACAATAATTTTCCATGATTGTCCAATCAAGTCTAAAAAAATACAAAACTCCCCTTATCAGATCATGTACGCTGGTTTGAACCCGTCATTTTCATTTTCAAGTCTCAATAAAAAATAGAGTGGCTCAGAAAGAATTCAGAGATGGCAAAAAGATCGGTAATGTCTGTGAAAAGCGCTCAACTCGTAGAAAGCCACTTCTTTAGCTCAAATGAACCGATTGATTCTCGATTTCTATCCTCATTCCTAAGGTCATATTTGCAGATCCACCAATTATCACATTTTTTAAATCCTGATCCTCTTAAGCACACAACGAGTAGTAACTCGAAAAATATCGAGAGTTTAGCAATGCTCGTCGAACTCGCTGTCTTCCAGAAAGTTCTTCAAGGTGGCGATGTACTCCTCGCCATCTACAACTCTCATTTCGACCCGACTTACAAAATGGAATCTGAAACACCAATCGAGGGTTCTTTAATAGATGATGTCATTGCGGATACAAATGAAAATTTAAAGAAGCGGGTCAATGGACTGATTCTGAGCTCGCCATCGATATTAAACAGTCTAATAAAATATCGCCTCATAAATGCCATGAAGAGTGACTCACGATTTATGTACATGTTGAAACATGAACTGGCTGATAAATCTGGATATCCAGATCTTCTATCTGACTTATATAAAAAAATCGGTATGGAAATATTTATGGATGGTCCTGACAAGAAGTTATATGCTCGTTTTCCTTCTTTAGTAGTCAAACAGCAGGAGGCAGCAGAGGCAACCAAACAAGAAAATCAAAAAACAGATGCAGAAAAGTATGCAGATGCGCAAACTGGGAAAGTAGCAGAGAACGCAGAAAAAGCCAGACGGCGAGCCCTCACACTTCAATTTCAAAACAAGATTGAGGTTATCAGTCCAGAAGAAATGACGTCCGACCGAACAGAATCATCTGAAGAAATTTTAGAACTGCTTTCCCTTCGGGACAAGCTCCTTTCGGAGTTATATCACTACACTTGGCATACGTCTGCTGGTTCGTCAGACAAAATTTATCAACAACTGAGGAATTTGGTAGTACAATGAAGCGAGTTATTCTGATTCCATTCCTTCTACTATCATGTACAAAGTTCACCGGGAAAAATTAAATCTTCATCACCAAAAATGGTGATGAAGGATGGATTTCAGGCTCAGGCGTTCAGCGGTAGCTGCACGTCAAAGCAAATCCTAATTGACGAAAATGTTTCAATTAAGGATGGGAAAATTCTCTTTTCAAAAACGAGGGAGGATTGCAAACAGAAAATGTCATTTGATCTCAAATTCATGTCCGACGACATTCTGATCTTGTCAAATCCCAAGTTTATTGAACCCTGTAAAGCTGATGTGCAAAAGGTAAGTGCATTAACTAAGCAGTATTTCATAGTGAAGATAATGGACTCTAACATCTTACAATTTCAGCCCATGATGGGCGGACATTGCCGATCTTAAAATTGCGAAATATGATGAGGTAAACATGCATAAGTTCATCTTGGTTCTGGCTATCACTTCCAGCAACGCTTTCGCCTCCAGCAATATTTTACCTGAGACCAAAAGCGCACGCAATCCAGCATCGGATAGCCCGCCACAACTTGATCAAGTGCGAGTACTTCTCTTTGAAAAAACATTTAGACGGACCATGCAATGGGGAAACACGACATCACCTGCACCGATGTTGGAAACCTGTGGCAATCCAGAAAAAGACCGACGAAGATTGACCCAAGAGTATAATAAATTTGACATTATCATTCCTCCGTTTGATCAAATCCCTCCCGATTGTTTTGCCACAGTAAGCACGGCGGCCTCCACAAAGCACGCATCGACTATGTCGAGAATCAGCTAGCACAGAAGTTGGACCTTTACATTAAGGCACTCGATCAGAAGGCCTCAGAGAAATTTGAACAACGTCTAAAGGACCCCAGCTGCCAAGAGCGTCTTCAAAAAGAGGCGATAAGAATTCTTGAGGCCAATGCGGCACTTAGGAATCAATAAATTTGCGGTGGGGGCCTTCGTACTGTTCTCGGCTGTACACGCCCCAAAAAAAAATCACGAATTGCAGAATCGACATTTGGAAAGAATTCGAAATATGAATAATAATTACATATACACTAAGCCTATTAATTGGATTCCCAGGTCCTATCCATTTTAAGCGGACAAGAGACAATCTCCTTCTATAGATAAAAAATCTCAAAAAATGGACTTTCAGAAATTTCTTGAGACTTTCATCAGGTCCAGCTACAAGCTTTTGGATGGAGGCCAAAAGCCATGAATAATAACTTCAGGATCCTTCTTGTTGAGGACGCAGAATCCTTCAGGGGCGCAGTAAAGCAGCTTCTAGGTGTTTATAACGATGTTGATGAAGCCGATAGCCTGGCATCAGCCCGAAAGGCCTTACAAGCCCACCTCTACGACGTCGTGGTGCTCGATAAAGGCTTGCCAGATGGGGACGGCATATCTCTTATTGATGAGATCAAGGAGCTGGCCCCAAATACTGTTGTGATCGTGCTTACTTCAGACTCAGATTCTGATCGATCAGGCATTGTATCACACGAGGGCCGATGATTATGTCATCAAAACAGAAAATGTCGTTCCTGATCTCTTAGTCCGCATTCCGGTGACGGTTTCCAAAGCTGCCTCCCATCGACACCTGAAATATCTTGAGCAACAGGTAAAGGATGCCTTCCGGTATGAGATAGTGGGCAAATCACCCTCAACGATGCAGCTTCGAGAAACTATTCTGGGCTTGAAAGGCTCTGGGGCCCACGTTTTGATTACTGGAGAAAGTGGGACCGGAAAAGAACTCATTGCGCGAAGACTCAATGCTGTTGAAGGAGGAAAAAGACCCCTTATAGCAATCAACTGCGGAGCCATTCATGAAAACCTCATTG of the Bdellovibrionales bacterium genome contains:
- a CDS encoding TraC family protein is translated as MKAKALCEDLQVWGFEDGLTVFKDNSIGFGLELSTLDISCSEDEAINVLSVRIKDFINGLPSGIDFQFIQDIAGSDLSVFKSMSGQQNQNPIIQELMKTRIEKFSRLSSRGELVGPVLKVFVRLPFNSDLTDRPRLFRFGKHDFQGLSENRLRSEIDRAEKVRQSFVAGLATLGIETSVINPDALVRVMYEQWNPTRPLGLGQYDPEDIRDSILFSDVNKSVSGFTAGEMHHSVISLKTLPDQTFASMAQTLQNLPFDSRLFLSVHMPDQAKEIQNLQTQRRMAYALVHGKKGVSDIESGAKLGDLEDLLCQMIASGEKVFYVSLNIVLRSRNLGRLNELVGRTLLTLREFGGAEGMVESLASYEIFRDLSIPNARGRERSRRIKTSNLKDLIPLFAPWSGFESPAIVLRNRSGGLFSFDPFAKQLTNANQVISGGSGSGKSYLTNLMINQMLKENPKVFILDIGGSIRKPARFLTGNTFRWALTSLFPLTHSI
- a CDS encoding TrbC/VirB2 family protein; protein product: MNLRNTCVCLFAFAFAFDVVPSLALASVESTMQAVQSHLTGTILPLAAVLGLVFAGLSYVTGSPSARSHLVLAIIGAMVGFGAQSIVDLIRSLVH
- a CDS encoding response regulator; translated protein: MNNNFRILLVEDAESFRGAVKQLLGVYNDVDEADSLASARKALQAHLYDVVVLDKGLPDGDGISLIDEIKELAPNTVVIVLTSDSDSDRSGIVSHEGR
- a CDS encoding sigma 54-interacting transcriptional regulator, with translation MYHTRADDYVIKTENVVPDLLVRIPVTVSKAASHRHLKYLEQQVKDAFRYEIVGKSPSTMQLRETILGLKGSGAHVLITGESGTGKELIARRLNAVEGGKRPLIAINCGAIHENLIESELFGHKKGAFTGAIQDR